One genomic window of Ilyobacter polytropus DSM 2926 includes the following:
- a CDS encoding CHASE4 domain-containing protein, producing MRKKIIVSITLSSFIVFFLLFLFISENIKKDYNKFEQKRSKERYMIIKNEFKSLSNNLKILSSDWGEWDDTFEFVKNKNEDYIKSNLSPLSISTLGINYLYITDITGKNVYSVGSDNEIQRKIIPSEKLRIQ from the coding sequence TTGAGAAAAAAAATAATAGTTTCCATCACCTTAAGCAGTTTCATTGTTTTTTTCTTACTTTTTTTGTTTATCAGTGAAAATATAAAAAAAGATTACAATAAGTTCGAACAGAAACGTTCTAAAGAACGTTATATGATTATTAAAAATGAGTTTAAAAGCTTATCGAATAATTTGAAAATTTTAAGTTCAGACTGGGGAGAATGGGACGACACATTCGAATTTGTAAAAAATAAAAATGAAGATTATATAAAATCTAATCTAAGTCCATTAAGTATTTCAACATTGGGAATAAACTACTTGTACATAACCGATATAACTGGAAAAAATGTTTATAGTGTGGGATCTGACAATGAAATCCAGAGAAAAATAATACCATCAGAAAAATTGAGAATTCAGTAA
- a CDS encoding GGDEF domain-containing protein: protein MNNKLVGKASYDIMTGIFNRHTGMEKLELITEKSKFENKSLTGCFIDVDGLKFVNGNFSHNDGDDLIKKIASVLKNFSRDEDLLFRLGGDEFFMAFLGIDHSDVEKIFLRITNYLEEYNKKSKKPYDLKISYGIIDYDSNKTVDEFIFSADEKMYRHKSGKKAFRN, encoded by the coding sequence ATGAATAATAAATTGGTGGGCAAGGCTAGTTACGATATAATGACAGGAATCTTCAACAGGCATACTGGTATGGAGAAATTAGAGTTAATAACTGAAAAATCAAAATTTGAAAATAAATCTCTCACAGGTTGCTTTATAGATGTAGATGGGTTGAAATTTGTAAACGGTAATTTTTCTCACAATGACGGAGATGATCTTATCAAAAAGATAGCCTCTGTTCTAAAAAACTTCTCAAGAGATGAAGACCTTTTATTTCGCTTAGGTGGAGATGAATTTTTTATGGCTTTTTTAGGAATTGATCATTCAGATGTAGAGAAAATATTTTTAAGAATAACCAACTATTTAGAAGAATACAATAAAAAAAGTAAAAAGCCTTATGATCTTAAAATAAGTTATGGAATCATAGACTATGACTCTAACAAAACTGTAGATGAGTTTATTTTTTCGGCTGATGAAAAAATGTATCGGCACAAGTCAGGAAAAAAAGCTTTTAGAAATTAA
- the rd gene encoding rubredoxin codes for MEKWRCVPCGYIYDPEIGDEAGGIKPGVKFEDLPEDWVCPLCGAPKEDFESAQ; via the coding sequence ATGGAGAAATGGAGATGTGTGCCTTGTGGTTATATTTATGACCCTGAAATTGGTGATGAGGCTGGTGGAATTAAACCAGGTGTAAAATTTGAAGACCTTCCTGAAGATTGGGTTTGTCCTCTATGCGGGGCACCAAAGGAAGATTTTGAGTCTGCTCAATAA